Proteins encoded within one genomic window of Trichoderma asperellum chromosome 2, complete sequence:
- the 60S gene encoding 60S ribosomal protein uL10 (BUSCO:EOG092D3TIF), whose amino-acid sequence MGGKSANKAGYFDKLKGLLQDYKSIFIVEIDNVSSQQMHEIRHALRGKGVVLMGKNTMVRRALRTFLVDTPEYERILPFVKGNVGFVFTNGDLKEIRDQILANRVAAPARAGAVAPVDVWVPAGNTGMEPGKTSFFQALGVPTKIARGTIEITTDLKLIEAGNKVGPSEASLLNLLNISPFTYGLGIAQVYDQGQVFPPTILDIGEEQLLGTLAKAITTVATISLALNFPTLPSVMHSLVNSYKKVLAVAIETDFSWPEIEQLKDRIANPDAYAAAAPAASSGAAAATEAAPAEEKKEEEEEEDEEGFGGLFD is encoded by the exons CTGCAGGACTACAAGTCAATCTTCATTGTTGAGATTGACAATGTCTCGTCCCAGCAGATGCACGAGATCCGACACGCCCTTCGTGGCAAGGGTGTTGTCCTGATGGGCAAGAACACCATG GTTCGCCGAGCTCTGCGAACTTTCCTCGTTGATACTCCCGAGTACGAGCGTATCCTGCCTTTCGTCAAGGGCAACGTCGGTTTCGTTTTCACCAACGGCGACCTGAAGGAGATCCGTGACCAGATCCTGGCCAACCGTGTCGCCGCCCCTGCCCGTGCTGGTGCTGTCGCTCCCGTCGATGTGTGGGTTCCTGCTGGAAACACCGGTATGGAGCCTGGCAAGACCTCTTTCTTCCAGGCTCTCGGTGTCCCCACCAAGATCGCTCGTGGTACCATTGAAATTACCACCGATCTCAAGCTCATTGAGGCTGGCAACAAGGTCGGCCCCTCCGAGGCTTCGCTGCTCAACTTGTTGAACATCTCTCCCTTCACCTACGGTCTGGGAATTGCTCAGGTCTACGACCAGGGCCAGGTCTTCCCCCCCACCATCCTCGACATTGGTGAGGAGCAGCTCCTCGGCACCCTGGCTAAGGCCATTACCACCGTTGCCACCATCTCTCTGGCTCTCAACTTCCCCACCCTGCCTTCCGTCATGCACTCTCTTGTCAACTCCTACAAGAAGGTCCTGGCTGTTGCCATTGAGACCGACTTCAGCTGGCCCGAGATTGAGCAGCTCAAGGACCGCATTGCCAACCCTGACGCTtacgctgccgctgctcctgctgccagctccggcgctgctgccgctaccGAGGCTGCCCCcgctgaggagaagaaggaggaggaagaggaggaggacgaggagggcTTCGGCGGTCTCTT CGACTAA
- a CDS encoding uncharacterized protein (EggNog:ENOG41) — MFRQRTAHGLRHRPLNTRRSLALALSPASLRCSSPAAVFAAKLSTTAHFEAAVKRSRSKTTVKLSDLPQGKIPAKPLPTEEEQNEPAWPPVLSQARRNMDKFEKCILLTRVGGFYELYFEHAEEYAPLLNLKLTSKKTNPGPVPMAGFPVFQLDRYLKILVQDLNSHVAVAEEFPNQPSEKVKSGGLMHDRRVTRIITPGTLIDENFIDPYANNYIMAIHISQDAPSDSLQLDSSPPNEHLHVPSVNDSPIGLAWLDLSTGQFYTQSTTLSSLSSILSRIAPREVVLEQTFELRKDHDIFSILTDDRHLVTFSPHESLTNLDDWSPLLESQISEFSRKDFTDNEVVAGGLVLNYVKNRLQGTSMKLQPPMRFENTQTMTIDKNTLRALEIKQTIRDGFFRGSLLHAIRRTVTKSGARLLNEWLGSPSTSLDVIEARQDVVARFIESADLNDSMVIMLRRSYDCQRLAQKFALGRGDPDDLLGIANTIYAAEEVVRLLKEASGGQQSPSSPGPDCLASLASRIHLGEPLELADRIKESIDEEGIAQQQAVEESEAEAMMALAQDVVSPEGSSEDASLVTKAKRKKTSSLKELYGEDNEPWVMKPAASKELQNLHNDLTSLVKEKGALAEELRVRLEAPSLALKWTSSSGHIVHLKTKETKKLTTVKTVSSTRSTSSFHIPEWTALGQQIDQAKFRIRREEQRVFQALREHVVKNLVKLRRISSVLDEIDIATSFAKLAVEQNLVRPKLNNSKTHVIKGGRHPTVEGGLLEQGRRFVRNDCVIGSPPDGSLWLITGPNMAGKSTFLRQNALITIMAQIGCYVPATYAEIGIVDAIFSRVGSADSLYHDQSTFMVEMLETAQILRQATPKSFVIMDEIGRGTTPEDGTAISFACLHHLVTVNQCRTLFATHFHDVADMAAAEGFCNPQTGPVQAYCTDVQEDNEGGFVYIHKLRRGINRRSHALKVARLAGLPQHAINIAKRVLDNTTEAIDNRQSLAG; from the exons ATGTTTCGACAACGCACAGCTCATGGCTTGCGACATCGGCCCCTCAACACTCGCCGCTCGTTGGCCTTGGCTCTAAGCCCTGCGTCTCTGCGATGCAGCTCTCCTGCGGCTGTATTTGCCGCAAAACTCAGTACAACTGCTCATTTCGAAGCTGCCGTGAAACGATCGAGATCGAAAACTACGGTCAAGCTCTCCGATTTGCCTCAAGGGAAGATCCCGGCGAAGCCTCTCCCCacggaagaagagcaaaatgAACCGGCCTGGCCTCCCGTCCTATCCCAAGCGCGCCGGAATATGGACAAATTTGAGAAATGCATCCTCCTCACAAGAGTGGGCGGGTTCTACGAGCTCTATTTCGAGCATGCCGAGGAATATGCACCACTGCTAAATCTAAAGCTGACTTCCAAGAAAACAAACCCTGGGCCTGTGCCGATG GCAGGGTTTCCTGTATTCCAGCTGGACCGATATCTCAAGATTTTGGTGCAAGATTTGAACAGCCATGTCGCCGTGGCTGAAGAGTTCCCCAACCAACCCTCAGAAAAAGTCAAGTCGGGCGGCCTCATGCATGATCGTCGAGTGACACGCATCATCACTCCAGGAACTCTCATCGATGAGAATTTCATCGACCCTTACGCCAATAACTACATCATGGCAATTCACATCTCTCAAGATGCCCCTTCTGACTCTTTGCAGTTGGACTCTTCTCCACCCAACGAACACTTACATGTTCCAAGTGTGAATGATTCGCCAATTGGCCTGGCATGGCTGGATCTCTCTACGGGGCAGTTTTATACCCAATCTACGactctctcatctctctcATCCATCTTATCTCGCATAGCTCCGCGAGAAGTTGTCCTTGAACAAACATTTGAACTTCGAAAAGATCATGACATTTTCTCGATATTAACAGATGATCGACATCTCGTCACATTTTCGCCACACGAGAGTCTAACAAACCTCGATGACTGGTCTCCCCTTCTAGAATCACAAATATCCGAATTTTCAAGAAAAGATTTCACAGATAATGAGGTTGTTGCGGGAGGACTAGTACTAAACTATGTGAAGAACCGACTTCAGGGGACAAGCATGAAGCTTCAGCCGCCTATGCGCTTCGAAAACACGCAGACCATGACCATCGATAAAAATACCCTGAGAGCGCTGGAAATTAAGCAGACCATTCGCGATGGCTTCTTCCGCGGCAGTCTCCTTCATGCGATACGCCGCACAGTTACCAAGAGTGGCGCTAGACTTCTCAACGAATGGCTTGGTTCTCCATCTACCTCTCTAGACGTAATTGAAGCGCGGCAAGATGTTGTTGCTCGTTTCATTGAATCTGCAGATCTCAATGATTCCATGGTCATTATGCTGCGACGGAGCTACGATTGCCAGAGACTTGCTCAGAAATTTGCTTTGGGGAGGGGTGATCCGGATGATTTGCTTGGAATAGCTAACACGATATATGCTGCCGAAGAAGTCGTGCGTTTACTTAAAGAGGCATCAGGAGGGCAGCAAAGTCCATCTTCACCAGGACCGGATTGCCTTGCATCCTTGGCATCTCGTATTCATCTTGGGGAGCCCCTTGAACTCGCGGATAGAATTAAAGAGTCTATAGATGAGGAAGGAATagcccagcagcaggctgtcGAAGAATCTGAAGCCGAAGCGATGATGGCCCTAGCCCAAGATGTTGTTTCCCCGGAAGGCTCCAGTGAAGACGCAAGTCTCGTgacaaaagcaaagagaaagaaaacaagcagtCTGAAAGAGCTATACGGCGAAGATAATGAGCCTTGGGTTATGAAACCAGCTGCAAGCAAGGAACTCCAGAACCTTCACAATGACCTCACATCACTTGTGAAGGAGAAAGGTGCTCTTGCTGAGGAGCTTCGAGTGCGCCTGGAAGCACCCAGTCTGGCGCTTAAATGGACATCGAGCTCAGGACATATAGTCCACCTCAAGACGAAAGAGACCAAAAAATTAACCACAGTAAAGACCGTATCTTCGACTCGCAGTACAAGCTCGTTCCATATTCCTGAGTGGACCGCTCTTGGCCAACAGATTGATCAAGCAAAATTTCGAATTCGCCGCGAGGAACAGCGAGTGTTCCAGGCCCTTCGTGAACACGTTGTTAAGAATCTGGTCAAGCTGCGGCGCATTTCGTCTGTGCTGGACGAGATCGACATTGCGACATCATTTGCAAAACTCGCCGTCGAGCAGAACCTTGTCCGCCCTAAGTTGAACAATTCTAAAACCCATGTTATCAAGGGTGGTCGCCATCCTACGGTGGAAGGAGGGCTGCTGGAACAGGGGCGCCGGTTTGTTCGCAATGACTGTGTGATTGGGTCGCCGCCAGATGGCTCCCTTTGGCTCATTACTGGACCGAACATGGCCGGAAAGAGCACGTTTCTTCGACAGAATGCCTTGATTACGATAATGGCGCAAATAGGGTGCTACGTGCCCGCTACCTATGCTGAAATCGGCATTGTTGATGCCATTTTCAGTCGTGTAGGTTCGGCCGACAGCCTATATCATGATCAGAGCACTTTCATGGTAGAGATGCTTGAGACAGCCCAGATACTACGGCAGGCTACCCCTAAATCGTTTGTCATCATGGATGAAATAGGTCGAGGCACTACACCAGAGGATGGCACGGCAATATCGTTTGCTTGCCTACACCATCTTGTGACAGTTAACCAATGCCGAACCCTCTTCGCAACACACTTCCACGACGTGGCTGATATGGCGGCCGCTGAGGGATTCTGCAATCCACAGACTGGACCCGTCCAGGCGTACTGTACTGATGTACAGGAGGATAACGAGGGAGGCTTCGTCTACATTCACAAATTACGACGAGGTATTAATCGCCGAAGCCATGCTCTGAAGGTGGCACGGTTGGCAGGATTGCCGCAACATGCAATCAATATTGCCAAAAGGGTGTTGGATAATACTACAGAGGCGATAGATAACCGCCAGTCACTTGCTGGATAA
- a CDS encoding uncharacterized protein (CAZy:GH38), translating into MSYNQSLIDNPLPVSSDCPQHSLFPDSLQPLPGKLRRLSNRSAPPAPGHALDAHIMGGGGEVRSSVSYPVFAQRPVGVPKTSILKSRIEPFYKSGQYDKVNLLANLYNARYSGKPHVQISVWSAPGQERPTFEHAVSQQFKETHTGAAFGPSWSTHWFRVVLTVPEAIANEELLELQWDGNNEGLVWTEDGMPLQGLTGGGERIEWVIPRSFRDGKPHTIYIEMACNGMFGNAPGGKASIMPPDPNKYFALGKADIVAVNVPARGLFFDMWELGDAARELPENSAEQGRALAVAMKIIDTFEVNNQESILECRKLAQQIIGPDVDSHRVYEVGPEPVVFGIGHCHIDSCWLWPFAETKRKVARSWSSQCDLMDRYPEAHFACSQAQQFKWLKQFYPKAFDRVRRKVSEGQFHPIGGSWVEHDTNMPSGESLVRQFFYGQRFFEAEFGSRCRTFWLPDTFGYSSQLPQLCRLAGMDRFMTQKLSWNNINNFPHTTFMWVSPDGSQVICHMPPSETYTAEADFGDLKRSISQHKTLRVDNTSLLVYGKGDGGGGPTWQHLEKLRRISGISNTIGGIPKLKLGFSVDDFFDRLAPKANELPTWYGELYFELHRGTYTTQANNKYYNRKAEVLLRDLEQLATLASLKNKTYKYPTEQIDNMWEGVLLCQFHDCLPGSSIEMCYDDSDKIYKETFETGHKLLAEIYKALGASDSQPDGLYESTVLNTLPWHRKELVEVSDTQVGIACGDGPLLALRTFKIQEDKPAVSVQQVGTQFVLENDDLRVVVEDGCITSLYDRVNERETIEKGGKANKFVIFDDIPLFWEAWDVEVYHLETRRELSYGQTSLHEVKPHRVTLATEIKISKNSSIKSYITLSAALKGQTSWVECKAEVDWHENSKFLKVEFPVDIVNTEASYESAYSITKRPTHYNTSWDMAKFEVCCHRFADLSEHNYGVSILNDSKYGFATAGKLMRLSLLRSPKAPDEHADMGRHSIRWAILPHKGGLSSTTVRAAYAFNTPLKVLSAPKATIESLTSVPIKLINADESASIILDTIKRGHDDEDVSRREGLRVNSGRSIILRLYESLGGRSRGTIQTEFDVKRVTKVNILEDEIEEVSLEDGKFDITMRPFEVATYKLQL; encoded by the exons ATGAG CTATAACCAGAGCTTAATTGACAACCCTCTCCCCGTCTCTTCCGACTGTCCTCAGCACTCGCTCTTCCCAGACAGTCTCCAGCCTCTCCCAGGCAAGCTTCGGCGACTGTCCAACCGATCAGCACCGCCCGCTCCAGGACACGCTCTCGACGCTCATATAAtgggtggcggcggcgaagtgAGGAGCAGCGTCTCCTACCCTGTCTTTGCTCAACGGCCTGTTGGCGTCCCCAAGACTAGCATTCTCAAAAGCCGTATTGAACCATTCTATAAATCAGGACAGTATGATAAGGTGAACTTGCTAGC GAATCTCTACAATGCCAGGTACTCAGGCAAACCGCACGTTCAGATCTCCGTCTGGAGCGCTCCCGGGCAAGAGCGACCGACCTTTGAGCATGCGGTTTCCCAACAGTTTAAAGAGACACACACCGGCGCCGCCTTCGGGCCCTCATGGTCTACTCATTGGTTCAGAGTCGTCTTAACTGTTCCCGAAGCAATCGCCAATGAAGAGCTCCTTGAGCTTCAGTGGGACGGCAATAATGAAGGCCTTGTGTGGACCGAGGATGGCATGCCGCTTCAAGGCCTGACTGGAGGAGGCGAGAGAATCGAATGGGTCATTCCTCGTTCGTTCCGCGACGGTAAACCGCACACCATTTACATCGAGATGGCCTGCAACGGCATGTTTGGAAATGCGCCCGGAGGGAAAGCCAGCATTATGCCACCGGACCCAAACAAATATTTTGCTCTTGGAAAGGCCGACATTGTAGCTGTCAATGTCCCTGCCCGCGGTCTCTTTTTCGACATGTGGGAGCTTGGCGATGCCGCTCGAGAGCTCCCCGAGAATTCGGCCGAGCAGGGCCGAGCACTCGCTGTTGCTATGAAGATTATCGATACCTTTGAGGTAAATAACCAGGAATCTATCCTCGAATGTCGAAAACTAGCACAGCAAATCATTGGTCCCGATGTCGACTCTCATCGGGTCTATGAAGTTGGCCCAGAGCCTGTCGTTTTTGGTATCGGCCACTGCCACATTGATTCTTGCTGGCTGTGGCCCTTTGCAGAGACAAAACGAAAAGTAGCTCGGTCATGGTCGAGCCAGTGCGATCTAATGGACCGCTATCCAGAGGCTCATTTTGCTTGCTCCCAGGCTCAGCAGTTCAAATGGCTAAAGCAATTCTATCCCAAGGCTTTTGATCGTGTAAGGCGAAAGGTTAGCGAAGGCCAATTCCACCCCATCGGTGGTAGTTGGGTTGAGCATGACACCAACATGCCCAGCGGTGAATCGCTTGTGCGTCAATTCTTCTATGGCCAGCGTTTTTTTGAGGCGGAGTTTGGATCACGTTGCCGCACTTTCTGGCTTCCTGATACATTTGGATACTCAAGTCAGCTGCCTCAGCTCTGTCGCCTGGCAGGCATGGACCGTTTCATGACTCAGAAGCTAAGTTGGAACAATATCAACAACTTCCCCCACACTACGTTTATGTGGGTGAGTCCTGATGGAAGCCAAGTCATTTGCCATATGCCTCCATCCGAGACGTACACAGCTGAGGCCGATTTTGGTGATTTGAAACGCAGCATCTCCCAACACAAAACCCTGCGTGTTGACAACACCTCCTTGCTAGTGTACGGCAAGGGcgatggtggtggcggcccTACCTGGCAGCACCTGGAGAAGCTTCGACGAATTTCAGGAATCAGCAACACCATTGGAGGAATTCCAAAACTTAAGCTAGGCTTTAGTGTCGATGACTTCTTTGACCGCCTCGCTCCCAAGGCCAACGAGCTTCCCACGTGGTATGGTGAGCTGTACTTTGAGCTACATCGAGGCACTTATACCACACAGGCAAACAACAAGTATTACAACCGCAAGGCTGAAGTTTTACTGCGAGACCTCGAACAGCTTGCGACACTTGCCTCCCTCAAGAAcaagacttataaatatccTACTGAACAGATCGACAACATGTGGGAGGGTGTGCTCCTTTGCCAATTCCACGACTGCCTCCCTGGCAGCTCTATCGAAATGTGTTATGATGACTCTGATAAG ATATACAAGGAGACGTTTGAGACGGGGCATAAGCTGCTCGCAGAGATTTACAAGGCTTTGGGTGCCAGCGATTCGCAACCCGATGGTCTTTACGAGTCCACTGTTCTCAACACGTTGCCCTGGCATCGCAAAGAACTCGTTGAGGTTTCCGATACCCAGGTTGGCATTGCTTGTGGAGACGGCCCGCTGCTTGCGCTTCGCACTTTTAAGATCCAGGAAGATAAGCCAGCTGTTTCAGTGCAGCAAGTGGGCACCCAATTCGTATTAGAAAATGACGATCTCCGCGTTGTCGTCGAAGACGGCTGTATCACTTCATTATACGACAGGGTCAACGAGCGCGAAACTATTGAAAAGGGCGGTAAAGCCAACAAATTTGTTATTTTTGATGATATCCCACTCTTTTGGGAGGCTTGGGACGTCGAGGTCTATCACCTCGAGACTCGCCGAGAGCTCAGCTACGGTCAAACTAGTCTTCATGAGGTTAAACCTCACCGCGTCACTCTTGCTACCGAGATCAAGATTAGCAAGAATAGCTCCATCAAGTCTTACATTACGTTGTCGGCAGCCCTGAAGGGCCAAACCTCTTGGGTCGAGTGCAAAGCCGAAGTAGACTGGCACGAGAACTCCAAATTCCTCAAGGTCGAGTTCCCTGTCGACATTGTTAACACAGAGGCGTCGTACGAGTCCGCATACAGCATTACCAAGAGGCCAACTCACTACAACACGAGCTGGGATATGGCCAAGTTTGAAGTTTGCTGCCACAGATTTGCCGATCTATCGGAGCACAACTATGGTGTTTCCATTCTCAACGACAGCAAGTACGGTTTCGCTACAGCTGGCAAGTTAATGCGCCTATCGCTGCTGCGATCACCAAAGGCTCCCGACGAGCATGCGGATATGGGCCGTCACTCGATCCGATGGGCCATCCTTCCTCACAAGGGAGGTCTCTCTTCGACTACTGTTAGAGCAGCGTATGCCTTCAATACCCCACTCAAGGTGCTATCCGCACCAAAGGCTACCATTGAAAGCTTAACCAGTGTTCCTATCAAGCTTATCAATGCAGATGAATCCGCCTCCATCATACTGGATACTATCAAGCGAGgccatgatgacgaggacgtTAGCCGTCGCGAGGGCCTTCGTGTCAACAGCGGGCGGAGCATCATCCTTCGTTTATACGAGTCTTTGGGCGGACGCAGCCGAGGAACTATTCAAACAGAGTTCGATGTGAAACGCGTTACTAAAGTCAATATCCTGGAGGATGAAATTGAAGAGGTGTCATTGGAAGATGGCAAGTTTGACATTACCATGCGGCCCTTTGAGGTGGCGACATACAAGCTGCAGCTATAG
- a CDS encoding uncharacterized protein (CAZy:GH38): protein MGGGGEVRSSVSYPVFAQRPVGVPKTSILKSRIEPFYKSGQYDKVNLLANLYNARYSGKPHVQISVWSAPGQERPTFEHAVSQQFKETHTGAAFGPSWSTHWFRVVLTVPEAIANEELLELQWDGNNEGLVWTEDGMPLQGLTGGGERIEWVIPRSFRDGKPHTIYIEMACNGMFGNAPGGKASIMPPDPNKYFALGKADIVAVNVPARGLFFDMWELGDAARELPENSAEQGRALAVAMKIIDTFEVNNQESILECRKLAQQIIGPDVDSHRVYEVGPEPVVFGIGHCHIDSCWLWPFAETKRKVARSWSSQCDLMDRYPEAHFACSQAQQFKWLKQFYPKAFDRVRRKVSEGQFHPIGGSWVEHDTNMPSGESLVRQFFYGQRFFEAEFGSRCRTFWLPDTFGYSSQLPQLCRLAGMDRFMTQKLSWNNINNFPHTTFMWVSPDGSQVICHMPPSETYTAEADFGDLKRSISQHKTLRVDNTSLLVYGKGDGGGGPTWQHLEKLRRISGISNTIGGIPKLKLGFSVDDFFDRLAPKANELPTWYGELYFELHRGTYTTQANNKYYNRKAEVLLRDLEQLATLASLKNKTYKYPTEQIDNMWEGVLLCQFHDCLPGSSIEMCYDDSDKIYKETFETGHKLLAEIYKALGASDSQPDGLYESTVLNTLPWHRKELVEVSDTQVGIACGDGPLLALRTFKIQEDKPAVSVQQVGTQFVLENDDLRVVVEDGCITSLYDRVNERETIEKGGKANKFVIFDDIPLFWEAWDVEVYHLETRRELSYGQTSLHEVKPHRVTLATEIKISKNSSIKSYITLSAALKGQTSWVECKAEVDWHENSKFLKVEFPVDIVNTEASYESAYSITKRPTHYNTSWDMAKFEVCCHRFADLSEHNYGVSILNDSKYGFATAGKLMRLSLLRSPKAPDEHADMGRHSIRWAILPHKGGLSSTTVRAAYAFNTPLKVLSAPKATIESLTSVPIKLINADESASIILDTIKRGHDDEDVSRREGLRVNSGRSIILRLYESLGGRSRGTIQTEFDVKRVTKVNILEDEIEEVSLEDGKFDITMRPFEVATYKLQL, encoded by the exons AtgggtggcggcggcgaagtgAGGAGCAGCGTCTCCTACCCTGTCTTTGCTCAACGGCCTGTTGGCGTCCCCAAGACTAGCATTCTCAAAAGCCGTATTGAACCATTCTATAAATCAGGACAGTATGATAAGGTGAACTTGCTAGC GAATCTCTACAATGCCAGGTACTCAGGCAAACCGCACGTTCAGATCTCCGTCTGGAGCGCTCCCGGGCAAGAGCGACCGACCTTTGAGCATGCGGTTTCCCAACAGTTTAAAGAGACACACACCGGCGCCGCCTTCGGGCCCTCATGGTCTACTCATTGGTTCAGAGTCGTCTTAACTGTTCCCGAAGCAATCGCCAATGAAGAGCTCCTTGAGCTTCAGTGGGACGGCAATAATGAAGGCCTTGTGTGGACCGAGGATGGCATGCCGCTTCAAGGCCTGACTGGAGGAGGCGAGAGAATCGAATGGGTCATTCCTCGTTCGTTCCGCGACGGTAAACCGCACACCATTTACATCGAGATGGCCTGCAACGGCATGTTTGGAAATGCGCCCGGAGGGAAAGCCAGCATTATGCCACCGGACCCAAACAAATATTTTGCTCTTGGAAAGGCCGACATTGTAGCTGTCAATGTCCCTGCCCGCGGTCTCTTTTTCGACATGTGGGAGCTTGGCGATGCCGCTCGAGAGCTCCCCGAGAATTCGGCCGAGCAGGGCCGAGCACTCGCTGTTGCTATGAAGATTATCGATACCTTTGAGGTAAATAACCAGGAATCTATCCTCGAATGTCGAAAACTAGCACAGCAAATCATTGGTCCCGATGTCGACTCTCATCGGGTCTATGAAGTTGGCCCAGAGCCTGTCGTTTTTGGTATCGGCCACTGCCACATTGATTCTTGCTGGCTGTGGCCCTTTGCAGAGACAAAACGAAAAGTAGCTCGGTCATGGTCGAGCCAGTGCGATCTAATGGACCGCTATCCAGAGGCTCATTTTGCTTGCTCCCAGGCTCAGCAGTTCAAATGGCTAAAGCAATTCTATCCCAAGGCTTTTGATCGTGTAAGGCGAAAGGTTAGCGAAGGCCAATTCCACCCCATCGGTGGTAGTTGGGTTGAGCATGACACCAACATGCCCAGCGGTGAATCGCTTGTGCGTCAATTCTTCTATGGCCAGCGTTTTTTTGAGGCGGAGTTTGGATCACGTTGCCGCACTTTCTGGCTTCCTGATACATTTGGATACTCAAGTCAGCTGCCTCAGCTCTGTCGCCTGGCAGGCATGGACCGTTTCATGACTCAGAAGCTAAGTTGGAACAATATCAACAACTTCCCCCACACTACGTTTATGTGGGTGAGTCCTGATGGAAGCCAAGTCATTTGCCATATGCCTCCATCCGAGACGTACACAGCTGAGGCCGATTTTGGTGATTTGAAACGCAGCATCTCCCAACACAAAACCCTGCGTGTTGACAACACCTCCTTGCTAGTGTACGGCAAGGGcgatggtggtggcggcccTACCTGGCAGCACCTGGAGAAGCTTCGACGAATTTCAGGAATCAGCAACACCATTGGAGGAATTCCAAAACTTAAGCTAGGCTTTAGTGTCGATGACTTCTTTGACCGCCTCGCTCCCAAGGCCAACGAGCTTCCCACGTGGTATGGTGAGCTGTACTTTGAGCTACATCGAGGCACTTATACCACACAGGCAAACAACAAGTATTACAACCGCAAGGCTGAAGTTTTACTGCGAGACCTCGAACAGCTTGCGACACTTGCCTCCCTCAAGAAcaagacttataaatatccTACTGAACAGATCGACAACATGTGGGAGGGTGTGCTCCTTTGCCAATTCCACGACTGCCTCCCTGGCAGCTCTATCGAAATGTGTTATGATGACTCTGATAAG ATATACAAGGAGACGTTTGAGACGGGGCATAAGCTGCTCGCAGAGATTTACAAGGCTTTGGGTGCCAGCGATTCGCAACCCGATGGTCTTTACGAGTCCACTGTTCTCAACACGTTGCCCTGGCATCGCAAAGAACTCGTTGAGGTTTCCGATACCCAGGTTGGCATTGCTTGTGGAGACGGCCCGCTGCTTGCGCTTCGCACTTTTAAGATCCAGGAAGATAAGCCAGCTGTTTCAGTGCAGCAAGTGGGCACCCAATTCGTATTAGAAAATGACGATCTCCGCGTTGTCGTCGAAGACGGCTGTATCACTTCATTATACGACAGGGTCAACGAGCGCGAAACTATTGAAAAGGGCGGTAAAGCCAACAAATTTGTTATTTTTGATGATATCCCACTCTTTTGGGAGGCTTGGGACGTCGAGGTCTATCACCTCGAGACTCGCCGAGAGCTCAGCTACGGTCAAACTAGTCTTCATGAGGTTAAACCTCACCGCGTCACTCTTGCTACCGAGATCAAGATTAGCAAGAATAGCTCCATCAAGTCTTACATTACGTTGTCGGCAGCCCTGAAGGGCCAAACCTCTTGGGTCGAGTGCAAAGCCGAAGTAGACTGGCACGAGAACTCCAAATTCCTCAAGGTCGAGTTCCCTGTCGACATTGTTAACACAGAGGCGTCGTACGAGTCCGCATACAGCATTACCAAGAGGCCAACTCACTACAACACGAGCTGGGATATGGCCAAGTTTGAAGTTTGCTGCCACAGATTTGCCGATCTATCGGAGCACAACTATGGTGTTTCCATTCTCAACGACAGCAAGTACGGTTTCGCTACAGCTGGCAAGTTAATGCGCCTATCGCTGCTGCGATCACCAAAGGCTCCCGACGAGCATGCGGATATGGGCCGTCACTCGATCCGATGGGCCATCCTTCCTCACAAGGGAGGTCTCTCTTCGACTACTGTTAGAGCAGCGTATGCCTTCAATACCCCACTCAAGGTGCTATCCGCACCAAAGGCTACCATTGAAAGCTTAACCAGTGTTCCTATCAAGCTTATCAATGCAGATGAATCCGCCTCCATCATACTGGATACTATCAAGCGAGgccatgatgacgaggacgtTAGCCGTCGCGAGGGCCTTCGTGTCAACAGCGGGCGGAGCATCATCCTTCGTTTATACGAGTCTTTGGGCGGACGCAGCCGAGGAACTATTCAAACAGAGTTCGATGTGAAACGCGTTACTAAAGTCAATATCCTGGAGGATGAAATTGAAGAGGTGTCATTGGAAGATGGCAAGTTTGACATTACCATGCGGCCCTTTGAGGTGGCGACATACAAGCTGCAGCTATAG